GGGCGCTCAGCCTGCTGGTCCCGGACGGGGACGAAGCGTGACACCAGGGGCCGATTCGCCAGGTCAAGTGACGTAGGCAATACTTCCGTAACGAGGACAGTGCGGTCTTCCCGCCAGCCACCATGCGCGGGCGCGACGCCACCGCCGCGGCCAGCCGCGTTACTGCACGACGCTAGGAGCGTTCACAGATGCCTATCGCATCCCCTGAGGTCTACGCCGAGATGCTCGACCGCGCCAAGGCCGGCGCGTTCGCCTACCCCGCGATCAACGTCTCCTCCTCGCAGACGCTGCACGCCGCGCTGCAGGGCTTCGCGGAGGCGGAGAGCGACGGGATCATCCAGGTCTCCACCGGCGGCGCCGAGTACCTGTCCGGCCCGACCATCAAGGACATGGTCACCGGTTCGGTCGCCTTCGCCGCGTTCGCGCACGAGGTCGCCAAGAAGTACTCGGTGAACGTCGCGCTGCACACCGACCACTGCCCCAAGAACAAGCTGGACGGCTTCGTCCGCCCGCTGCTGGCGATCTCCGCCGAGCGCGTGGCCCGGGGCGAGAACCCGCTGTTCCAGTCGCACATGTGGGACGGCTCGGCGGTGCCGCTGGACGAGAACCTGCAGATCGCCGAGGAGCTGCTCGCGCTGACCCACGCCGCGAAGATCGTCCTCGAGATCGAGGTCGGCGTCGTCGGCGGCGAGGAGGACGGCGTCGTCGGCGCGATCGACGAGAAGCTGTACTCGACCGTCGAGGACGCGCTGGCCACCGCCGCCGCGCTGGGCCTGGGTGAGAAGGGCCGCTACATGACCGCCCTCACCTTCGGCAACGTGCACGGCGTGTACAAGCCGGGCAACGTCAAGCTCCGCCCGGAGATCCTGAAGGAGATCCAGGAGCAGGTCGGCGCCAAGTATGGCAAGGAGAAGCCGTTCGACCTGGTGTTCCACGGCGGCTCCGGCTCGCTGCTGTCGGAGATCCGCGACGCCGTCGACTACGGCGTGGTCAAGATGAACGTGGACACCGACACCCAGTACGCGTTCACCCGCCCGGTCGTGGAGCACATGTTCCGCAACTACGACGGCGTGCTGAAGATCGACGGCGAGGTCGGCAACAAGAAGCAGTACGACCCGCGCGCCTGGGGCAAGGCCGCCGAGTCCGGCATGGCCGCCCGCGTGGCGCAGGCCTGCCAGGACCTCCGCTCCACCGGCACCCGGATCAAGTAGTCCGGTCCGCCCGGCGCGCCGGGCGCGGCGAATGTCAGCGGTCATGATCTGCGGAACATCGCAGATCATGACCGCTTTTCGTGATCTCCGCCGAAGATGGGCACGTGCTCGCCGCCCCGCCTCCCCGGCTTCGCTGACGGTAATCGGTACGATCGTCCGAATCCGCGTCTGGAGGACAGGAGGTCCGCAGTGCTGGGCATCGACGGGTACGACCCGGTCTGGCACCACGACGCCGGCGCGCTCGCGGCGGCGCACCGCTCCCGCTTCGCCCGGGTCATCGGGCAGCCCCTGGTCGGCTCCTGGCTCGTCTGGGACCTCGACGCCGAGGCCTGGTTCACCGGCGGCCCCGTGGTCTTCGGCTTCCCCGACGCCAACATCGAGATCACGCACCGCAAGTTCGACGAGTGCGCGATCAGCTGGGACACCATCGACCTGCAGGCCCCGCTGGACTGGCCCGGCCTGCGCCTGGACTGGTGGGCCGACACCCACCCAGCCATCCTCAGCGCCCGGGGTCGCGCGCTGACCCGCGTCAACATCATCGAACGGATCAGCCCCACCGCCTGGCGTCCGCACGTCCTGCACGCCCTGGAGTTCTTCTTCGGCGACCTCCGCGTGGCCCTGTTCAACGCCATGGACGAGAACGGCCTCACCGGCGAACCCGAGGTCAACCTCCCCGTCGGCTTCTGGCGCCGCATCCCCGTCGCCTAACCCTTCGCGAAGGAAGGGCACCTTCTTATCGTTTTCCGTAGTAGAAGGTGCCCTTCTTAACCCTCGGCCCGCAGTGCCTGGGCGTCGGAGCCGGCGCTGTGCCCGAACCTCTCGATCCGGCGGGTCCTGCTCGAGGGCTGCGGGCTCGATGCGGCGGGTTCTGTTCGGGGGCCGTGGGCTCAGCGCGGCAGCACGACTTCGCTCCGTTCCGGGATCAGGCAGGCGAGCGTGGTGCGCCCCGACGCGGGGTCGACCGTGTACAGCTCCACCGTCTCGGCCAGATCCGGCGAACCCCGCTCGAAAGACTGCATGATCACGGGCACGCCGCCCAGGTTCCCGGCGATGCCGTAGGACAGGCCGAGCCGATGCGGCGGATGCGTCACCGTCCACCGTGGCGCCCCGCCCACCAGCGCGAACGCGGCTGTCACGGCCGGTTCGGCATCCTGCTCACCGCGTCCGCCGCCGACGCCGACGAGGGTGTCCCCGGTCAGCAGGATGAGGCTGTGCCGCGCAGGCAGCGTGCCGCGCGCCACCTCGTGGCCGTCGCGGTCGAGCACGAGCCACGACTCGTCGACGCCGTGCGGGTTCTGCTCGCCCCCGCCACCGGCCAGCTCATGGCTGCCGCGCAGCACGATCGACCCGTCCGGCCGCACCCCGAGCAGGTGCCAGGTCATGTTCGGCACCGGCTGCGCCCACTCCTGGACGCCGCCACCGGTCAGGTCGTACCGCGACAGCCGCAGCCGGTCGCCACCGTGCTCCCGCTGCAGCACCAGCCAGCGACCATCAGGCGACCAGTGGAAGTTGAAGCTGTCCGGCAGCTGCTCGACCCGGGTGCCGGTCAGGTCCCGAAGCTCCACGGTGCCGTGCACGGCGCGGGCGAGCCACCGGCCGTCTGGCGAGAGCCGGAGGTCGCGTACCGAGTCGTGGCGCGGCGGTTCCGGTGGCAGCGGCTCCGGCAGCTCGGACGCCTGCGGATCGGGCGACTGCGGGGGACGGTGCGGCAGGGGCGGCATCGTGTACCGCTCGCCGGTGCTGGTCACCAGCCAGATCGGCGCCTCGTACCCGACCTGGTAGGCCAGCGCCGCCCGGCCCGCCGGCCGCTCGGCGGGGAGGAGTTCAGGCGTGCCATCGGCGGGCAGCCCGGTCGCGCAGGAGGCGGGCAGCGCCGTGGCCGGTACCGGGGCGACTCCAGCGCACCCGGCGGACAGCAGCACGCCGACGAGCATCGGCGGCAGAACGGTAGCCGTAATATAACGTCGCATGATATATCGACGCTCGAGCTATCCGCGTCAGTTGCATCCCGCGTAGTCAGTCGCCACTCCCGCCGCGCAGCTCCGAGCCAGTGTGGAGGTGCTTAGCGGAGGCACCAGAGCGGATCTTCGCCAAACGGACGCGGAACCGCTGCCCGAGCGACCAAGCCCGCCCAGCGTGCGAGGCACGGCGGGAGATGAGCGTTAAGAGGGGCACCTTCTACTACGGATAACGATAAGAAGGTGCCCTTCCTTTCAGCAGAGGATGGCGAGGGCTTCGGTTACGTCGTCGGTGACGTGGACCAGGGAGGCCAGCTCGGCGCCGCCGAGGAGGGTACGCAGCAGCTCCGTCACCGGCAGCTGCTCCGTCCAGAAGCGGCGGCCCAGGAACACGAACGGGCCGCTGTCGCCGTCCGTCGCGTAGTACGTCTTCGTCGCCGCCTGGAAGACCTCCTGCACGGTGCCCGCCCGGCCCGGCGCGAACACGATGCCGCCACGCGCCAGCTTCAGGATCACGTCCTCCCGGATCGCGTTCGAGAAGTACTTCGCGATCTGCCCCGCGAACACGTTCGCCGGCTCGTGTCCGTACAGCCACGTCGGCACCGACAGGCCGCCCGCCCACAGGTCCACCGCCGGATACTCCGCCAGCACATGCAGAGCCGTCCGCGTATACGGGTCGTGGTCGTGGAAGTCCGGCGCCTCCGCCAGCCGCCCCACCGCCGCGTCCAGCGCCTCCACCGGGTACGCCGCCAGGTACGACCCCAGGTTCGCCGCCTCCATCACACCCGGCCCGCCGCCCGTCACGATCAGCCGCCCCGCCCCCGCCAGCCCGTGCCCGATCGCCGCGGCCAGCCGATACGCGTCACTGCCCCGCAGCTCCGCGTGCCCGCCCATGATCCCGATCCGGCGCGCCGGAGCCCAGTCCGCCGCCGCGTCATGCAGCGCGTTGTCGATCCCGTGATCGTGCAACCGCTGCGCGAGCGCCTCCCGCACCCCCGCGTTCGGCCCGCCCTCCGTCACGAAATGCCGGTACACCCGCGAGTCGTACATGTTCGCGAACCCGCCCTCCGCGAACCCCGCCGTCAGATCCGCGGCCGTGTACAGCCGTGCCGGATGCGTCGGATACGGCACCCAGTCCGCCACCGGCACCACGTGCGCCCCCCGGCGTACCAGCGCCGCCTCCGCGGCCAGGCTGGGAAACGAACAACCGATGAAGACGGCGTCCTTCACCTTGATGCGCGACAGATCCTGATCGATCGTCAGCCCCTGCACGGTCAGCCCCGCAAGGCTCCTCTCCGCCAGCCGCTCGGCCAGCTCCTGCACAGACTCGATCTCCAACGGGGTGGCAGCAGACATCAGCCGAGTATGCCCGTGACGAACCACCCACCCCACCGCGGGCACAACTCACCCAGGACCAGGTTGAATAAGGCAATGCGGAACCTGATGCCAGAACCACCCGCCACCCTGCTCCCCGACGACGAGAACGCGGCCGCCGCCCTCGCCGCCGCCGACGACCCCACCCCGGTCGCCGCCGACCACCCGACCTACAGCGCAGCCTGGGCCGCCCTGGCCCAGAACGCCCTCACCGCAGGCCAGCCCGTCACCGCGTACGCGTACGCCCGCACCGGCTACCACCGGGGGCTGGACCAGCTGCGCCGTGCCGGCTGGAAGGGCCACGGACCGGTGCCCTGGTCGCACGAGGCGAATCGGGGCTTTTTGCGGTGTCTGCATGCGCTGTCGGTGGCTGCTGCGGAGATCAATGAGGCGGATGAGGCGGCGCGGTGTGCGCAGTTTTTGAGGGATTGTGATCCGGCGGCGTTTGATGCTTTGAACTCTTGAGTTCTTGTTTACGGGGGATGGCGGGGTTCGGGGTGGGGCGCTGGGGCCGCAAAGAGCGCGGCCTTTTACGCGCCCCACCCCGAACCCCGCCATCCTGCGGGGGAGGCTCGACCACTTTCTGGGAGCGCACAACCGTCTACAGAACAGTCGAGTACACGGTCAAACAGGGTGGAACGGCGCCCACGGCGTTACCCGTACCTCCCCGTGCCCCGAGCGCTAGTTGGAGTGGCGGGGGCCGTTGTGCGCTTTATCTATGTGTTGCGTATGCCTTTGTGGAGCCGGGGGTTCGGGGTGGGCGCGTAAAAGGCCGCGCTCTTTGCGGCCCCAGCGCCCACCCCGAACCCCCGGCGGAACACCCGTAAACGACCTACAAACCCTCCGCCACCGAAGCCGCAATACGCAGCCACGCGTCCTGGGACTCTTCGCTGAGGCGGGCGTAGTCGATCGGTTCGCCGGAGTCGAGCATGCGCTCGTAGGGGGCGATGAGGACGGCGCGGGTGCGGGCGGCGAAGTGGCGTTCGATGGCGGGGATGTCGAGTTCGCGGCGGCTCGGGGGGAGGCTGACGATGGTCACTGCCTGGCGTACGAGTCTGCTGCGGCCGGTCTGCTCCAGGTGGTCGAGCATGCGGGCTGCTGTTTCCGCGGAGTCGTTTCTGGCTGACATGGTGACTACCAGCTGGTCTGTGGCGTCGATAGCTGCCTGCCAGTTTTCGGCGCGGACGTTGTTGCCGGTGTCGACCATGATCAGTTTGTAGAAGCGGCTGACGACCTCGCGGATCTCGGCGAAGGCGTGGGCGGTGAGCATCTCGCCGGCGGTGGCTGATTCGTCTGAGGCCAGCACTTCGAACATGCCGTCGCCTTGTGCGCGGACGTACTGGGAGAGGTCGCCTACGCGGCTCTGGGCGCCCTGGAACTGGTGCAGGTCGCGGAGGAGGTCGCGGACGGTGCGGGAGTGGAAGTCCTGCTGGGAGCGCATGCCGAGGGTGCCCTGGGTCTCGTTGTTGTCCCAGGCGAGGACGTAGCCGCCGCGTTTGCGGCCGAAGGTCATGGCGAGCAGGAGGACGGCGACGGTCTTGCCGGCGCCGCCCTTGGGGTTGACGACGGTGATCTGGCGCAGGCCGCCGAAGTTGCGGCGGACCAGGTCGGTGGCGCGGCGAACCTCCTGCTCGCGCTGGCCGGGGCTGAGGTTGACCAGGCCGAACGTGGTCTTGCGCAGGGCCGCCTGGATGCCCATGTGGGCGACGGGGTCGGCGGGGCGCTGGGCGCGGCGGCGGGCGAACTCCTCGGCGGTGGGCAGGTAGACCTCACCGGCGGCGGTGGGCTGCTGCGGGTTGCCGAACTGCGGGCCCTGCTGCGGGGTCGGCGTGGCCGGCATCGGGGGCAGCGGCGGGACCTGCGGGTTCTGCTGGGAGGCGACGGGCCATACGCCTGGTGCGGTCTGCGGCGGCGGCACGGCGGTGACCGGCGGGCGCTGCGGTGCGGGCGTGGTGGGCGGCGCCGGGATCGGCGGCACGCCGCCCTGCTGGTCGGCGGGACGCTGCGGCGGGACCGGGATCGGGTCGGCCGGCCGCGCGCTGCTCTGCGGCGGGGCCGGGACCGGGGGCGCGGGGATCGGCGCGGGGCCGGTCTGCGGCGGCAGCGGGATCGGGGCGCTGTGCGGCTGCACCGGCACGGCGGTCGGCGGCAGCGGCACCGGGACCGAGGCGGCGCCACGCGGCGGCAGCGGCACCGGCATGGTGGCGGTGAGGTCGGCCCCGCCCGCCACGGGCTGCGGCCCGGCCAGCGGGATGCCCGCCTGCGGGGCCGGCACCGCGATGGGCACCCCGGCCATCGGCTGGTCTGGGCGCGGGACGGGCGCGGACGCCCGGGTCCCCTGGCCACGCGCGGCCGGCTTGCTGTCCTCGCCAGGGCCGCTGATCTCGTCCGGCGGCCACTCCCAGTCCGTCATCGCCCTCTCCCCAGTGCGGTCTGCCCTGCAGCCTAGTCAGTGTGTACGAGCCGTGGCTCCTCCGCGACGGCCCACTATCCCTTCGGCCGCCGCAGCCGATCACGTTCCCGCAGGCGTCACCCGGTGTACACGGCCCAGGCGGCGGGCTCGATCCACCAGGAGCGCTTGCGGCTCAGCTCACCCGATACCCCGTCGTCGGTGAACGGCACCTCCGTCTCGCGGGGCGTGACGGAGACCG
The Catellatospora sp. IY07-71 DNA segment above includes these coding regions:
- a CDS encoding DUF3151 domain-containing protein, translated to MRNLMPEPPATLLPDDENAAAALAAADDPTPVAADHPTYSAAWAALAQNALTAGQPVTAYAYARTGYHRGLDQLRRAGWKGHGPVPWSHEANRGFLRCLHALSVAAAEINEADEAARCAQFLRDCDPAAFDALNS
- a CDS encoding LOG family protein, whose protein sequence is MSAATPLEIESVQELAERLAERSLAGLTVQGLTIDQDLSRIKVKDAVFIGCSFPSLAAEAALVRRGAHVVPVADWVPYPTHPARLYTAADLTAGFAEGGFANMYDSRVYRHFVTEGGPNAGVREALAQRLHDHGIDNALHDAAADWAPARRIGIMGGHAELRGSDAYRLAAAIGHGLAGAGRLIVTGGGPGVMEAANLGSYLAAYPVEALDAAVGRLAEAPDFHDHDPYTRTALHVLAEYPAVDLWAGGLSVPTWLYGHEPANVFAGQIAKYFSNAIREDVILKLARGGIVFAPGRAGTVQEVFQAATKTYYATDGDSGPFVFLGRRFWTEQLPVTELLRTLLGGAELASLVHVTDDVTEALAILC
- the fbaA gene encoding class II fructose-bisphosphate aldolase, with translation MPIASPEVYAEMLDRAKAGAFAYPAINVSSSQTLHAALQGFAEAESDGIIQVSTGGAEYLSGPTIKDMVTGSVAFAAFAHEVAKKYSVNVALHTDHCPKNKLDGFVRPLLAISAERVARGENPLFQSHMWDGSAVPLDENLQIAEELLALTHAAKIVLEIEVGVVGGEEDGVVGAIDEKLYSTVEDALATAAALGLGEKGRYMTALTFGNVHGVYKPGNVKLRPEILKEIQEQVGAKYGKEKPFDLVFHGGSGSLLSEIRDAVDYGVVKMNVDTDTQYAFTRPVVEHMFRNYDGVLKIDGEVGNKKQYDPRAWGKAAESGMAARVAQACQDLRSTGTRIK
- a CDS encoding chromosome partitioning protein, which gives rise to MTDWEWPPDEISGPGEDSKPAARGQGTRASAPVPRPDQPMAGVPIAVPAPQAGIPLAGPQPVAGGADLTATMPVPLPPRGAASVPVPLPPTAVPVQPHSAPIPLPPQTGPAPIPAPPVPAPPQSSARPADPIPVPPQRPADQQGGVPPIPAPPTTPAPQRPPVTAVPPPQTAPGVWPVASQQNPQVPPLPPMPATPTPQQGPQFGNPQQPTAAGEVYLPTAEEFARRRAQRPADPVAHMGIQAALRKTTFGLVNLSPGQREQEVRRATDLVRRNFGGLRQITVVNPKGGAGKTVAVLLLAMTFGRKRGGYVLAWDNNETQGTLGMRSQQDFHSRTVRDLLRDLHQFQGAQSRVGDLSQYVRAQGDGMFEVLASDESATAGEMLTAHAFAEIREVVSRFYKLIMVDTGNNVRAENWQAAIDATDQLVVTMSARNDSAETAARMLDHLEQTGRSRLVRQAVTIVSLPPSRRELDIPAIERHFAARTRAVLIAPYERMLDSGEPIDYARLSEESQDAWLRIAASVAEGL